One Osmerus eperlanus chromosome 16, fOsmEpe2.1, whole genome shotgun sequence DNA segment encodes these proteins:
- the mrpl34 gene encoding 39S ribosomal protein L34, mitochondrial, producing MMNIIRSSLSRFSGVITSSRSSWFPPGAVLEPQTSSARCSPLSWRAEGAGVFQQLPWQYQQIRTRKRGTEYQPKNIKRKRTHGWIKRLSSQGGIEVILRRMLKGRKSLTH from the exons ATGATGAATATCATAAGATCCTCGCTGTCCCGCTTCAGTGGAGTGATAACCTCGAGCAG GAGCAGCTGGTTTCCACCAGGCGCTGTTCTAGAACCCCAGACTTCCAGCGCCAggtgctctcctctctcgtgGCGCGCGGAGGGAGCGGGGGTGTTCCAGCAGCTTCCGTGGCAGTATCAGCAGATCCGCACCAGGAAGCGAGGCACGGAGTACCAACCCAAGAACATCAAAAGGAAGAGGACCCATGGGTGGATCAAGAGACTGAGCTCCCAGGGAGGCATCGAGGTCATCCTGCGCAGGATGCTGAAAGGGAGGAAGTCGCTGACACACTGA
- the LOC134036508 gene encoding DET1- and DDB1-associated protein 1-like: protein MDKADFLKGLPVYNKSNFSRFHADSVCKASNRRPSVYLPTREYPSEQIIVTEKTNILLRYLHQQWDKKNAAKKREQEVSEVENMAAPPRKMARTDRELNEDF from the exons ATGGACAAG GCTGACTTCCTGAAAGGACTCCCTGTATACAACAAAAGCAACTTCAGCAGGTTTCATGCTGACTCCGTTTGTAAAGCATCG AACCGACGGCCATCCGTGTACCTTCCTACGCGGGAGTATCCGTCTGAACAGA TCATCGTGACCGAGAAGACGAATATTCTGCTGAGGTACCTTCACCAGCAGTGGGACAAAAAG aatGCAGCTAAGAAGCGTGAGCAGGAAGTATCCGAGGTGGAGAACATGGCTGCTCCTCCCAGGAAGATGGCGAGGACAGACAGGGAGCTCAACGAGGACTTCTAG